A genome region from candidate division KSB1 bacterium includes the following:
- a CDS encoding c-type cytochrome produces the protein MQPSESAEIKVTFNAANKMGRIAKSVRIYSNDKTEPIKKIMIYATVVEREMVAGSEHSGIVMEGNYFKGKCISCHVAKGIDKYGKALFDADCAKCHGEDGKGVEHIAKSLVQPEFFNNLSDKVLYGLIAKGTYNIMMLGFAKENGGPLDQNQIESLVEYIQTLNEN, from the coding sequence TTGCAACCCAGCGAATCAGCGGAAATTAAAGTCACCTTTAATGCCGCAAACAAAATGGGTAGAATTGCCAAATCAGTCCGTATCTACTCAAATGATAAAACAGAGCCGATTAAGAAAATAATGATCTATGCTACTGTGGTTGAAAGGGAAATGGTTGCCGGTAGTGAACATAGTGGAATTGTTATGGAAGGCAATTATTTTAAGGGCAAATGTATAAGTTGTCATGTGGCCAAAGGCATTGACAAATACGGTAAAGCCTTGTTTGATGCCGATTGCGCTAAATGTCATGGAGAAGATGGCAAAGGTGTAGAACATATTGCCAAGTCATTAGTCCAACCGGAGTTTTTTAACAACTTATCGGATAAAGTTTTATATGGGCTCATCGCAAAAGGAACCTACAATATAATGATGCTAGGTTTTGCCAAGGAAAATGGGGGACCATTGGATCAAAATCAAATTGAATCTCTGGTGGAATATATCCAAACTTTGAATGAAAATTAA
- a CDS encoding DUF1573 domain-containing protein, which produces MKTMSKNISAFVLSLSMLGFQAINPNYSQDNGAKIKISQESFDFGEVQEGSVVNHIFRVTNVGDSVLNIYKLRGS; this is translated from the coding sequence ATGAAAACGATGAGTAAAAATATTTCCGCTTTTGTGTTATCCTTGTCCATGCTTGGATTTCAAGCCATCAATCCGAATTATTCACAGGATAATGGCGCCAAAATCAAAATTTCACAAGAAAGCTTTGATTTCGGTGAGGTTCAGGAAGGAAGCGTTGTAAACCATATTTTCAGGGTTACCAATGTGGGGGATTCTGTCTTAAATATTTACAAATTAAGAGGTTCCTGA